One window of Gemmatimonadaceae bacterium genomic DNA carries:
- a CDS encoding deoxyribonuclease IV — protein MARFLGAHTINNGGIHMAVKRAGNAGMTAMQLFTAIPKYYGDKVSIKPERVERFKAALAETRIRPENIVVHAAYVLNVATSDDEKWMRAAGGLMKELERSSALGVGTVCFHPGSAGTSERSDSAKRIALAITRALEAVDSCTRLLIENTAGAGRTMGRTAEEIAEILSHIPKAVRGRTGYGLDTCHLFASGYDISESKKTFTAILDEFEEKIGEAPSFFHLNDSEGALGSNKDRHVLIGEGQIGRDPFDWLMQDPRSKDVPLILETPQKNYDIGDDDPSPDPYDVRMMELLSS, from the coding sequence ATGGCCAGATTCCTCGGTGCGCACACGATAAACAACGGCGGCATCCACATGGCGGTGAAGCGCGCCGGCAACGCGGGAATGACCGCGATGCAGCTCTTCACGGCGATTCCGAAATACTATGGCGACAAGGTCTCGATAAAGCCGGAGAGAGTGGAACGGTTCAAGGCGGCGCTGGCGGAGACCAGGATCCGTCCGGAGAACATCGTTGTGCACGCGGCCTACGTTCTGAACGTGGCCACGTCTGATGACGAGAAGTGGATGCGCGCCGCGGGAGGACTGATGAAGGAGCTTGAGCGCTCGAGCGCGCTCGGCGTGGGCACGGTGTGTTTTCACCCGGGGTCCGCGGGCACGAGCGAGAGGTCGGATTCGGCGAAGCGCATTGCTCTCGCGATTACCAGGGCGCTCGAAGCGGTCGATTCATGCACCCGTCTTCTCATCGAGAATACCGCCGGCGCGGGCCGCACCATGGGGAGAACGGCCGAGGAGATCGCGGAGATTCTCTCGCACATTCCGAAGGCGGTGAGAGGGCGGACGGGCTACGGGCTCGATACCTGTCACCTGTTCGCGTCGGGATACGACATCTCGGAATCGAAGAAGACGTTCACGGCGATACTCGATGAATTCGAGGAGAAAATCGGCGAAGCGCCGTCATTCTTCCACCTGAACGACAGCGAGGGCGCGCTCGGCTCGAACAAGGACAGGCACGTGCTGATCGGAGAGGGGCAGATCGGCAGGGATCCGTTCGACTGGCTGATGCAGGACCCGCGGTCGAAAGACGTGCCGCTGATTCTCGAGACGCCTCAAAAGAACTACGACATTGGTGACGACGATCCGTCTCCCGATCCGTACGATGTACGGATGATGGAGCTTCTCTCCTCGTAG